A single window of Streptomyces xanthii DNA harbors:
- a CDS encoding SAM-dependent methyltransferase, with product MSDDSAQQPGERIASHIAHNARVWNYWLGGKDHYQVDEQVGDMVTSMYPSIGEVARADRAFLGRAVTFLAGEAGVRQFLDIGTGLPTVDNTHEVAQRIAPDARIVYVDNDPIVLTHARALLTSTAEGATNYVDADAHDPRAIVEAASATLDFDRPVAIMLLGILNFVLDTDEAAAIVRRLVEAVPSGSYVVLTHPTLELGGEGNEAAMKFWNENATPPITARTGAEVLGFLDGLELVEPGLVSCARWRSEGTEEGPLVAQFGVVARKP from the coding sequence ATGAGCGACGACAGCGCGCAGCAGCCGGGAGAGCGGATCGCCAGCCACATCGCGCACAACGCCCGTGTGTGGAACTACTGGCTGGGCGGCAAGGACCACTACCAGGTCGACGAACAGGTCGGCGACATGGTCACGTCCATGTACCCGAGCATCGGCGAGGTCGCGCGCGCCGACCGCGCCTTCCTCGGCCGGGCCGTCACCTTCCTCGCCGGGGAGGCGGGCGTCCGCCAGTTCCTCGACATCGGCACGGGCCTGCCGACGGTGGACAACACGCACGAGGTCGCCCAGCGCATCGCCCCCGACGCGCGGATCGTCTACGTGGACAACGACCCGATCGTGCTGACCCACGCCCGCGCGCTGCTCACCAGCACCGCCGAGGGCGCGACGAACTACGTGGACGCGGACGCCCACGACCCGCGCGCCATCGTCGAGGCCGCCTCCGCCACCCTCGACTTCGACCGCCCCGTCGCGATCATGCTGCTCGGCATCCTGAACTTCGTGCTGGACACGGACGAGGCCGCGGCGATCGTGCGTCGTCTCGTCGAGGCCGTCCCGTCCGGGAGCTATGTCGTCCTCACGCACCCCACCCTGGAGCTGGGCGGCGAGGGCAACGAGGCGGCGATGAAGTTCTGGAACGAGAACGCGACCCCGCCGATCACCGCCCGCACCGGCGCCGAGGTGCTCGGCTTTCTGGACGGCCTGGAGCTCGTCGAGCCCGGCCTCGTCTCCTGCGCGCGCTGGCGCTCCGAAGGCACCGAGGAGGGGCCGCTGGTGGCCCAGTTCGGCGTCGTGGCCCGCAAGCCGTAG
- the bioD gene encoding dethiobiotin synthase: MTVLVVSGTGTEIGKTVTTAAVAAVALRAGRSVAVLKPAQTGVAPGEPGDVDDVVRLAGARVTGLELGRYPEPLAPGTAAARAGMAPVRPAQVAEAAEKLAASHDLVLVEGAGGLLVHFDAEGSTLADAARLLGAPVLVVAAAGLGTLNSVQLTAEALRARGLEQAGVVIGSWPGAPGLAERCNVADLPQVAGAGLLGAVPEGAGALAPADFRARAGSWVGAALGGTWDAEEFRAASAG, encoded by the coding sequence ATGACGGTACTCGTGGTCTCGGGGACCGGGACCGAGATCGGCAAGACGGTGACGACGGCGGCGGTGGCCGCGGTCGCGCTGCGGGCGGGCCGTTCGGTGGCCGTGCTCAAGCCGGCGCAGACCGGTGTCGCGCCGGGTGAGCCGGGTGACGTCGACGACGTCGTGCGGCTCGCCGGGGCGCGGGTGACGGGTCTCGAACTGGGGCGCTATCCGGAGCCGTTGGCCCCGGGGACTGCGGCGGCGCGCGCCGGGATGGCTCCGGTGCGGCCGGCCCAGGTCGCCGAGGCCGCCGAGAAGCTGGCCGCCTCGCACGATCTGGTGCTGGTCGAGGGGGCGGGCGGGCTGCTCGTCCACTTCGACGCGGAGGGGTCGACGCTCGCGGACGCGGCGCGGCTGCTCGGGGCGCCGGTGCTCGTGGTGGCGGCGGCCGGGCTCGGCACGCTGAACTCCGTTCAGTTGACGGCGGAGGCGTTGCGGGCGCGGGGGCTGGAGCAGGCCGGGGTCGTCATCGGGTCCTGGCCCGGCGCCCCCGGGCTCGCGGAGCGCTGCAATGTGGCGGACCTGCCCCAGGTGGCCGGGGCCGGGCTCCTGGGCGCGGTCCCCGAGGGGGCCGGGGCTCTGGCGCCGGCTGATTTCCGGGCTCGGGCCGGGTCCTGGGTCGGGGCCGCGCTGGGCGGGACTTGGGACGCCGAGGAGTTTCGCGCCGCTTCGGCCGGCTGA
- a CDS encoding class I SAM-dependent methyltransferase, with translation MTGRGRQDAVRHPWFARFYARFSVRAEPAMAPVRRELLDGLSGRVLEVGAGNGLNFGNYPAAVSEVVAIEPERELRALAVEAALRAEVPVDVVPGAAEALPVKSEAYDAVVVCLVLCSVRDVERSLSEVRRVLRPGGEVRFFEHGQAPGHGMRRVQGVLDRTVWPRLFGGCHVGRDAVASVRAAGFEDIDHRELLMPERGPRLPTSYCVLGTARRPMATSA, from the coding sequence ATGACGGGTCGGGGGCGGCAGGACGCGGTGCGCCATCCGTGGTTCGCGCGGTTCTACGCACGGTTCAGCGTGCGGGCCGAGCCCGCGATGGCGCCCGTCCGCCGGGAGTTGCTGGACGGGCTGTCGGGACGCGTGCTGGAGGTCGGGGCCGGGAACGGGCTGAACTTCGGGAACTACCCGGCCGCCGTCTCCGAGGTCGTCGCGATCGAGCCGGAGCGTGAGCTGCGGGCCCTCGCGGTCGAGGCGGCGCTGCGGGCGGAGGTCCCGGTCGATGTCGTGCCGGGGGCGGCCGAGGCGCTGCCCGTGAAGAGCGAGGCGTACGACGCCGTCGTGGTGTGTCTGGTGCTGTGCAGCGTGCGGGACGTGGAGCGGTCGCTGTCCGAGGTGCGCAGGGTGCTGCGGCCGGGCGGCGAGGTGCGGTTCTTCGAGCACGGGCAGGCGCCGGGGCACGGGATGCGCCGGGTGCAGGGTGTCCTCGACAGGACCGTGTGGCCGCGCCTGTTCGGCGGCTGTCACGTGGGGCGGGACGCGGTGGCGTCGGTGCGCGCGGCCGGTTTCGAGGACATCGACCACCGTGAACTGCTGATGCCGGAGCGCGGGCCGAGGCTGCCGACCTCGTACTGCGTGCTCGGCACGGCCCGCCGGCCGATGGCCACTTCGGCCTAG
- the purB gene encoding adenylosuccinate lyase has translation MTAPAKPRIPNVLAGRYASAELATLWSPEEKVKLERRLWLAVLKAQKDLGIEVPDAAIADYERVLDQVDLASIAEREKVTRHDVKARIEEFNALAGHEQVHKGMTSRDLTENVEQLQIRLSLELIRDRSVAVLARLGKLSGEYAELVMAGRSHNVAAQATTLGKRFATATDELLVAYGRVEELLTRYPLRGIKGPVGTAQDMLDLLGGDDTKLAELEDRIAGHLGFAQAFTSVGQVYPRSLDYEVVTALVQLAAAPSSLAKTIRLMAGHELVTEGFKPGQVGSSAMPHKMNTRSCERVNGLMVILRGYASMTGELAGDQWNEGDVSCSVVRRVALPDAFFALDGLLETFLTVLDEFGAFPAVVARELDRYLPFLATTKVLMASVRAGVGREEAHEAIKENAVASALAMREQGAERNELLDKLAADSRIPLDRAQLDGLMADKLSFTGAAAGQVAQVVARVEEIVKQHPEAAGYTPGAIL, from the coding sequence GTGACTGCGCCTGCCAAGCCCCGTATCCCGAACGTTCTCGCCGGACGCTATGCCTCCGCCGAGCTCGCCACCCTCTGGTCCCCGGAGGAGAAGGTGAAGCTTGAGCGTCGGCTCTGGCTCGCCGTCCTGAAGGCCCAGAAGGACCTGGGGATCGAGGTGCCGGACGCCGCGATCGCGGACTACGAGCGCGTGCTCGACCAGGTCGACCTGGCCTCCATCGCCGAGCGTGAGAAGGTCACGCGGCACGACGTGAAGGCCCGCATCGAGGAGTTCAACGCGCTCGCCGGGCACGAGCAGGTCCACAAGGGCATGACGTCCCGCGACCTGACGGAGAACGTCGAGCAGCTGCAGATCCGGCTCTCGCTCGAACTGATCCGGGACCGTTCCGTCGCCGTCCTCGCGCGCCTCGGCAAGCTGTCGGGCGAGTACGCCGAGCTGGTCATGGCGGGCCGCTCGCACAACGTCGCGGCGCAGGCCACGACTCTCGGCAAGCGCTTCGCGACCGCCACCGACGAACTGCTGGTCGCGTACGGCCGGGTCGAGGAGCTGCTCACCCGCTACCCGCTGCGCGGCATCAAGGGCCCCGTCGGCACGGCGCAGGACATGCTCGACCTGCTGGGCGGCGACGACACGAAGCTGGCCGAGCTGGAGGACCGGATCGCCGGTCACCTCGGCTTCGCGCAGGCCTTCACCTCCGTCGGCCAGGTCTACCCGCGCTCGCTCGACTACGAGGTCGTCACCGCGCTGGTGCAGCTCGCCGCGGCCCCGTCCTCGCTCGCCAAGACGATCCGTCTGATGGCCGGGCACGAGCTGGTCACCGAGGGCTTCAAGCCGGGCCAGGTCGGCTCGTCGGCGATGCCGCACAAGATGAACACCCGCTCCTGCGAGCGCGTCAACGGCCTGATGGTGATCCTGCGCGGCTACGCGTCGATGACCGGCGAGCTGGCGGGCGACCAGTGGAACGAGGGCGACGTCTCGTGCTCGGTCGTGCGCCGCGTGGCGCTGCCGGACGCGTTCTTCGCGCTCGACGGCCTGCTGGAGACGTTCCTGACGGTGCTCGACGAGTTCGGCGCGTTCCCGGCCGTCGTCGCCCGTGAGCTGGACCGCTACCTGCCGTTCCTCGCCACCACGAAGGTGCTCATGGCGTCGGTGCGCGCGGGCGTGGGCCGCGAGGAGGCCCACGAGGCGATCAAGGAGAACGCCGTCGCGTCCGCGCTGGCGATGCGCGAGCAGGGCGCGGAGCGCAACGAGCTGCTGGACAAGCTCGCCGCCGACTCCCGCATCCCGCTGGACCGCGCGCAGCTCGACGGGCTGATGGCCGACAAGCTGTCGTTCACGGGCGCCGCCGCCGGCCAGGTCGCGCAGGTCGTCGCGCGCGTCGAGGAGATCGTCAAGCAGCACCCGGAGGCCGCCGGGTACACGCCCGGAGCCATCCTCTGA
- a CDS encoding toxin-antitoxin system HicB family antitoxin: MAKTQLNVRVDEDTARAARERALARGMSVNRYIEELVRRDAGELGRTFVDAAADFMKQYETVFAEEFGTDSEGRHRPVD; the protein is encoded by the coding sequence ATGGCGAAGACGCAGCTGAACGTGCGGGTGGACGAGGACACCGCCCGCGCGGCCCGGGAGCGCGCGCTGGCCCGGGGCATGAGCGTGAACAGATACATCGAGGAGCTGGTCCGGCGCGACGCGGGCGAGCTCGGCCGTACGTTCGTCGACGCGGCCGCCGACTTCATGAAGCAGTACGAGACCGTGTTCGCCGAGGAGTTCGGCACCGACAGCGAAGGCCGGCACCGTCCCGTTGACTGA
- a CDS encoding hemolysin family protein has product MTAIQLLIGLATLVVNAFFVGAEFALISVRRSQIEPHAEEGDRRARSVLWGLQHVSALLAAAQLGITLCTLVLGIVAEPAIAHLLEPVFDAVGVPHGLIHPISFVIALSLATYLHMLLGEMVPKNIALAEPVRSALVLGPPLVALARALRPVIFAINAFANALLRLLRVEVKDEVAATFSDDELARMVKDSSDAGLIDDRAQERLHDALELGRRPVKDVVLPLEKVVYARVGVTPEQLERLSAESGFSRFPVVDEGRRIVGYLHVKDALDATPRDLPFRVPDMRSIARVRETTPLDDVLTAMRGSRTHVAAVLGADGRLAGLVTMEDVLRELFGQPA; this is encoded by the coding sequence ATGACCGCGATCCAGCTGCTGATCGGCCTGGCGACGCTGGTCGTCAACGCGTTCTTCGTCGGCGCCGAGTTCGCCCTGATCTCGGTGCGCCGCAGCCAGATCGAGCCGCACGCCGAGGAGGGCGACCGGCGGGCCCGCAGCGTCCTGTGGGGGCTGCAGCACGTGTCGGCGCTGCTCGCCGCGGCGCAGCTCGGCATCACGCTGTGCACCCTGGTGCTCGGCATCGTGGCCGAGCCGGCCATCGCGCACCTCCTGGAGCCGGTGTTCGACGCGGTCGGGGTGCCGCACGGACTGATCCACCCGATCTCGTTCGTGATCGCCCTGTCGCTCGCGACGTATCTGCACATGCTGCTCGGCGAGATGGTCCCCAAGAACATCGCGCTCGCCGAGCCGGTGCGCTCGGCGCTGGTGCTCGGCCCGCCGCTGGTGGCCCTGGCGCGCGCCCTGCGCCCGGTGATCTTCGCGATCAACGCCTTCGCGAACGCCCTGCTGAGGCTGCTCAGGGTGGAGGTCAAGGACGAGGTGGCGGCGACGTTCTCGGACGACGAGCTCGCCCGCATGGTCAAGGACTCCTCCGACGCGGGGCTGATCGACGACCGCGCCCAGGAGCGGCTCCACGACGCCCTGGAGCTGGGCCGCCGCCCCGTCAAGGACGTCGTCCTCCCGCTGGAGAAGGTCGTCTACGCGCGCGTGGGCGTCACTCCGGAGCAGTTGGAACGGCTGTCCGCCGAGTCGGGCTTCTCGCGTTTCCCCGTCGTGGACGAGGGCCGGCGCATCGTCGGCTACCTCCATGTGAAGGACGCGCTGGACGCGACGCCGCGCGACCTGCCGTTCCGGGTGCCGGACATGCGGTCCATCGCGCGCGTGCGGGAGACGACGCCGCTCGACGACGTGCTCACCGCGATGCGCGGCAGCCGCACGCACGTGGCCGCCGTGCTCGGCGCCGACGGGCGGCTCGCGGGCCTGGTGACCATGGAGGACGTACTGCGCGAGCTGTTCGGACAGCCCGCCTGA
- a CDS encoding GNAT family N-acetyltransferase codes for MSDLHIRAAGPSDVTAVLAFWRTAAEGTSISDDRAGVDRLVARDPEALLLAERDGVLVGTVIAGFDGWRCHLYRLAVSPEARRQGIGSALLAAAEERFAALGGRRGDAMVLDRNERAHHAWRAAGYAPEPQWSRWVKPLTDG; via the coding sequence ATGAGCGATCTTCACATCCGGGCCGCGGGCCCCTCCGACGTGACCGCCGTCCTCGCCTTCTGGCGCACGGCGGCGGAAGGCACGAGCATCAGCGACGACCGCGCGGGCGTGGACCGTCTGGTCGCGCGGGACCCCGAGGCGCTGCTGCTCGCCGAGCGGGACGGTGTGCTGGTGGGGACGGTGATCGCCGGTTTCGACGGGTGGCGCTGCCATCTGTACCGGCTCGCGGTGTCGCCGGAGGCGCGGCGTCAGGGCATCGGCTCGGCACTGCTCGCGGCGGCCGAGGAGCGGTTCGCGGCGCTGGGCGGGCGGCGCGGCGACGCGATGGTGCTCGACCGCAACGAGCGGGCGCACCACGCGTGGCGGGCGGCCGGCTACGCGCCGGAGCCGCAGTGGTCCCGCTGGGTGAAGCCCCTGACCGACGGCTGA
- a CDS encoding class I SAM-dependent methyltransferase produces MSTSAEQQYDRIGEAFEGFKALTLCRYAEVPGFLELVGDVRGRSVLDLACGTGFYSREFKRRGADDVLGVDVSGEMINAALRIEEADPLGVRYAVGDVARPDSLGPGRYDLATAVNLLNYADTTDTMTAMCRTIHAALAPGGTFYALNQSPDYDFEGPSPRPYGFLSELEGSRSEVGPRVRITAFLEPQPVSFTANLPRREVYAEALTRAGFTEVTWSPLPVSPEGRAAFAPGFWDDYEANPPFELLTARRPA; encoded by the coding sequence GTGAGCACGAGCGCGGAGCAGCAGTACGACCGGATCGGCGAGGCGTTCGAAGGGTTCAAGGCCCTGACGCTGTGCCGCTATGCGGAGGTCCCGGGCTTCCTGGAGCTGGTCGGCGACGTGCGCGGCCGGTCCGTCCTCGACCTGGCCTGCGGGACCGGCTTCTACAGCCGCGAGTTCAAGCGGCGCGGGGCCGACGACGTCCTCGGCGTCGACGTGTCCGGCGAGATGATCAACGCCGCGCTGCGCATCGAGGAGGCCGACCCGCTGGGCGTCCGGTACGCGGTGGGCGACGTGGCACGGCCGGATTCGCTCGGCCCGGGCCGCTACGACCTCGCGACCGCCGTGAACCTGCTCAACTACGCGGACACCACCGACACGATGACGGCCATGTGCCGCACCATCCACGCCGCGCTCGCGCCCGGCGGCACGTTCTACGCCCTCAACCAGAGCCCGGACTACGACTTCGAGGGGCCGAGCCCGCGCCCGTACGGGTTCCTCAGCGAGCTGGAGGGCAGCCGCTCCGAGGTCGGTCCCCGGGTACGCATCACCGCGTTCCTGGAGCCGCAGCCGGTCTCCTTCACGGCGAACCTGCCGCGCCGCGAGGTGTACGCCGAGGCGCTGACCCGGGCCGGCTTCACCGAAGTCACCTGGTCGCCGCTGCCCGTATCGCCCGAGGGCCGCGCGGCGTTCGCCCCCGGCTTCTGGGACGACTACGAGGCGAACCCGCCCTTCGAACTCCTCACGGCCCGGCGCCCCGCCTGA
- a CDS encoding hemolysin family protein, with protein sequence MTEVLLLAVAVLLSLACGAFVAAEFSLTTVERSDLEAAVERGERGAAGALKAVRNLTFQLSGAQLGITVTNLVVGMLAEPSIAKLIAGPLEAVGVPSSASTSVALVLGTALSTVFLMVVGELVPKNWAISSPLAVAKRVATPQRWFSAAFRPFITHLNNTANRLVRRLGVEPTEELASARGPQELMALARHSAKEGALEADTAELFVRTLNLADLTAENVMTPRVQVMALDLQATCEDVANATRATGLSRFPVYRGNLDSVVGVVHIKDVLAVPDDQRARKSVSDLLREPLLVPETLTVDRLLDRLSGKRTMAVVIDEYGGTAGVATLEDIVEEVVGEVRDEHDPHETPDIAAAGTDEDGRTLYSADGAARTDRLARVGLRVPDGPYETLAGLVATELGRIPGVGDSVEVAGWRLDVVDAHGHRAARVLLHAPAAGTTEDTTKGARR encoded by the coding sequence ATGACCGAAGTGCTCCTGCTCGCCGTCGCAGTACTCCTATCGCTGGCCTGCGGCGCCTTCGTGGCGGCGGAGTTCTCCCTCACGACCGTCGAGCGCAGTGATCTCGAAGCGGCCGTGGAGCGCGGCGAGCGCGGCGCCGCCGGCGCCCTCAAGGCCGTACGGAACCTGACCTTCCAGCTCTCCGGCGCCCAGCTCGGCATCACCGTGACCAACCTGGTCGTCGGCATGCTCGCCGAGCCGTCCATCGCCAAGCTCATCGCGGGCCCGCTCGAGGCCGTCGGCGTGCCGAGCTCGGCGTCGACGTCGGTCGCGCTGGTCCTCGGCACCGCCCTGTCGACCGTGTTCCTCATGGTCGTCGGCGAGCTGGTCCCGAAGAACTGGGCGATCTCCTCGCCGCTGGCCGTGGCCAAGCGCGTGGCGACACCGCAGCGCTGGTTCAGCGCGGCCTTCCGCCCGTTCATCACGCACCTGAACAACACCGCGAACCGGCTGGTGCGGCGCCTCGGCGTCGAGCCCACCGAGGAGCTGGCCTCCGCGCGCGGCCCCCAGGAGCTGATGGCGCTCGCCCGGCACTCCGCCAAGGAGGGCGCCCTGGAGGCCGACACCGCCGAGCTGTTCGTGCGCACCCTGAACCTGGCCGACCTGACCGCGGAGAACGTGATGACCCCGCGCGTCCAGGTGATGGCCCTGGACCTGCAGGCCACCTGCGAGGACGTGGCGAACGCGACACGGGCCACCGGCCTGTCCCGCTTCCCCGTCTACCGCGGCAATCTCGACTCGGTCGTCGGCGTCGTGCACATCAAGGACGTGCTCGCCGTGCCCGACGACCAGCGCGCCCGCAAGAGCGTGTCCGACCTGCTGCGCGAACCGCTGCTGGTCCCCGAGACGCTCACCGTGGACCGGCTCCTCGACCGGCTGTCCGGCAAGCGCACGATGGCCGTCGTCATCGACGAGTACGGCGGCACCGCAGGCGTCGCGACGCTGGAGGACATCGTCGAGGAGGTCGTCGGCGAGGTGCGGGACGAGCACGACCCGCACGAGACGCCGGACATCGCCGCCGCGGGCACCGACGAGGACGGCCGCACGCTGTACTCGGCCGACGGCGCCGCCCGCACCGACCGGCTCGCCCGGGTCGGACTGCGGGTGCCCGACGGCCCGTACGAGACGCTGGCCGGCCTCGTGGCGACCGAGCTGGGCCGGATCCCCGGCGTCGGCGACAGCGTCGAGGTCGCCGGATGGCGGCTCGACGTCGTCGACGCGCACGGGCACCGCGCCGCGCGCGTGCTGCTGCACGCGCCGGCCGCCGGGACCACGGAGGACACCACGAAGGGGGCGCGACGATGA
- a CDS encoding fic family toxin-antitoxin system, toxin component, which produces MIAEQKTPGDPQVSDWGALVAAVARHSAEIFDIPVYVTPHARAAALLQLLIHVPALERSNAMFASAVAYAYLVASGLKVVISPEQVRELARLVKDGAATVHDIEKELRKWSL; this is translated from the coding sequence ATGATCGCCGAGCAGAAGACCCCGGGCGACCCCCAGGTCTCCGACTGGGGCGCCCTCGTCGCGGCCGTGGCCCGCCACTCCGCGGAGATCTTCGACATCCCCGTCTACGTGACACCCCACGCCCGGGCGGCGGCGCTGCTCCAACTCCTCATCCACGTACCGGCGCTGGAGCGGTCGAACGCGATGTTCGCCTCCGCGGTCGCCTACGCCTACCTCGTCGCCAGCGGCCTCAAGGTCGTCATCTCGCCCGAGCAGGTCCGCGAGTTGGCGCGGCTCGTCAAGGACGGCGCCGCGACCGTCCACGACATCGAGAAGGAACTGCGCAAGTGGAGCCTGTGA
- the mug gene encoding G/U mismatch-specific DNA glycosylase has protein sequence MTRLTPADLEAARDRLVPDVVASGLSVLFCGINPGLMTAATGHHFARPGNRFWPVLHLSGFTPRLLKPSEQDELLSYGLGITNVVARATARADELSAEEFREGGRILTEKVTRLRPRWLAVVGVTAYRSAFGEPRAQIGPQEREIGGARVWVLPNPSGLNAHWTATTMAEEYARLREAAAAAPD, from the coding sequence CTGACCCGGCTCACCCCCGCGGACCTGGAGGCCGCTCGTGACCGTCTCGTTCCGGACGTCGTCGCGAGCGGCCTCTCCGTGCTGTTCTGCGGGATCAACCCGGGGCTGATGACGGCGGCGACCGGCCACCACTTCGCGCGGCCCGGCAATCGTTTCTGGCCGGTGCTGCATCTGTCCGGCTTCACGCCGCGCCTGCTGAAGCCGTCCGAGCAGGACGAGCTGCTGTCGTACGGGTTGGGGATCACCAATGTGGTGGCGCGGGCGACGGCCCGCGCGGACGAGCTGAGCGCCGAGGAGTTCCGCGAGGGCGGGCGGATCCTCACGGAGAAGGTCACGCGGCTGCGCCCGCGCTGGCTGGCGGTCGTGGGCGTGACCGCGTACCGGTCGGCCTTCGGCGAGCCTCGTGCCCAGATCGGGCCGCAGGAGCGGGAGATCGGAGGCGCCCGGGTGTGGGTGCTGCCCAATCCCAGCGGCCTGAACGCGCACTGGACGGCCACGACGATGGCGGAGGAGTACGCGCGGCTGCGCGAGGCAGCCGCCGCCGCGCCGGACTAG
- a CDS encoding SGNH/GDSL hydrolase family protein produces the protein MQMNVKYTSLVAVGDSFTEGMSDRLPDGSYRGWADLLAGRMAARDPGFRYANLAVRGKLIGQIVDEQVDVAAAMRADVVTLVGGLNDTLRPKCDMGRVRGLLTEAVERLAPSCEQLVLMRSPGRNGPVMERFRPRMEELFTCIDELAERHGAVVVDLYGAPVLGEQRMWDVDRLHLTAEGHERVAEAVWQALGYPPESDWRAPLAAAARPNWAARRVADARFAKQHLVPWIGRRLTGRSSGDGLAPKRGELAPYGEASAPSDS, from the coding sequence ATGCAGATGAACGTCAAGTACACCAGCCTCGTCGCGGTCGGCGACTCCTTCACCGAAGGCATGTCGGACCGGCTGCCGGACGGCTCGTACCGCGGCTGGGCCGACCTCCTGGCCGGCCGGATGGCTGCCCGGGACCCGGGGTTCCGGTACGCCAACCTCGCCGTGCGCGGCAAGCTCATCGGGCAGATCGTCGACGAGCAGGTCGACGTCGCCGCCGCGATGCGGGCCGACGTCGTCACCCTCGTGGGCGGCCTGAACGACACGCTGCGTCCCAAGTGCGACATGGGCCGGGTGCGCGGGCTGCTCACCGAGGCCGTGGAGCGGCTCGCCCCCTCCTGCGAGCAGCTCGTGCTGATGCGCAGCCCCGGGCGCAACGGCCCGGTCATGGAGCGGTTCCGGCCGCGCATGGAGGAGCTGTTCACGTGCATCGACGAGCTCGCGGAGCGGCACGGCGCCGTGGTCGTCGACCTGTACGGGGCGCCGGTCCTCGGCGAGCAGCGGATGTGGGACGTGGACCGGCTGCACCTGACCGCCGAGGGGCACGAGCGGGTGGCCGAGGCCGTGTGGCAGGCGCTCGGGTATCCGCCGGAGTCCGACTGGCGTGCGCCGCTGGCCGCGGCGGCGCGGCCGAACTGGGCCGCGCGGCGCGTGGCCGACGCGCGGTTCGCGAAGCAGCACCTCGTGCCGTGGATCGGGCGGCGCCTGACGGGCCGCTCGTCGGGTGACGGACTCGCGCCCAAGCGCGGGGAGCTCGCGCCGTACGGGGAAGCCTCGGCGCCCTCCGACTCGTAA
- a CDS encoding YdeI/OmpD-associated family protein has translation MAQSEGFVGNAGSKGSEGSEGSKGSEEFNGVEVRAFPDAAAFDDWLSAHHTRGEGLWVKVAKRASGIASVTDDELVDVGLCWGWISGQRRGLDDRYYLQKYVPRRPRSMWSQVNVDKVAELAAAGRMREPGLAEVRRAQEDGRWDRAYASQATATVPDDLAAALDAEPAARRAFDALDRTARYLTLLPLLQATTPEARRTRLERAVRALAAAGPADAG, from the coding sequence ATGGCGCAGTCCGAGGGGTTCGTGGGGAACGCGGGATCCAAAGGGTCCGAGGGGTCGGAGGGATCCAAGGGGTCCGAAGAGTTCAACGGGGTCGAGGTGCGCGCGTTCCCGGACGCGGCGGCCTTCGACGACTGGCTCAGCGCGCATCACACGCGCGGCGAGGGCCTGTGGGTGAAGGTCGCGAAGCGGGCCTCGGGGATCGCGTCGGTCACGGACGACGAGCTGGTCGACGTGGGGCTGTGCTGGGGGTGGATCTCCGGGCAGCGGCGCGGCCTGGACGACCGCTACTACCTCCAGAAGTACGTGCCGCGCCGGCCGCGCAGCATGTGGTCGCAGGTGAACGTCGACAAGGTGGCGGAGCTGGCGGCCGCGGGCCGGATGCGGGAGCCGGGGCTCGCCGAGGTCCGGCGGGCGCAGGAGGACGGCCGCTGGGACCGCGCGTACGCGTCACAGGCGACGGCCACGGTTCCGGACGATCTGGCGGCGGCGCTCGACGCGGAGCCGGCCGCGCGCAGGGCGTTCGACGCGCTCGACCGGACCGCCCGCTATCTGACCCTGCTGCCCCTCCTCCAGGCCACGACGCCGGAGGCGCGCAGGACGCGGCTGGAGCGGGCCGTGCGGGCCCTCGCCGCAGCGGGGCCCGCCGACGCGGGCTGA